A single genomic interval of Treponema sp. J25 harbors:
- the rpoB gene encoding DNA-directed RNA polymerase subunit beta, protein MNMEHKGVKRIYVGKDFQDVMELPNLIDIQLSSYERFLQRERLKRGEPPLMQGLEEVFRTTFPIESPTGDMVLEYEYYTLDEEGIKFTEQECKQKGLTYAIPLKARINLIFQETGEIRQKDIYMGDIPLMTERGTFIINGAERVVVSQIHRSPGVIFSHEKGVYSSRIIPYRGSWLEFEIDQKRELIYAKIDRKKRILGTIFLRALGYEGREEIIKAFYKTETLPVSANREEQSSLVGRVLAKAVWIDIEGEKGPEKKKLYRAGEKLHPHDVDELLVNKVSSVEVIDFSAEDSLNSPMILNCFEREEIKFVKEDPSRDEPSKEDALSAVYAALMPGEPITVEAAEKDLLGMFFTSRRYDLGKVGRYKLNKKFNFNPPIEEFTLTKQDIIATMKYLIKVFIGEENIDDIDHLGNRRVRSVGELLANTMKTAFSRMERIAKERMSLKETDTIKPQDLISIKPVVAAIKEFFGSSQLSQFMDQVNPLSELTHKRRLNALGPGGLSRDRAGFEVRDVHYTHYGRMCPIETPEGPNIGLIVSLANYTRVNDFGFLETPYRKVVNGRATNEIEYLSAMDEDRYYIAQASARLNPDGTFADSQVSCRRQGDYTTRSPEDIQYMDVSPKQIISVSASLIPFLEHDDANRALMGSNMQRQAVPLLFPEPPRVGTGMEAKCAYDSGVLVKAKRSGTVIRVTATEIVIRPDDAKSPDERDVYTLIKYQRTNQDTCYNQRPIVKLNEHVVAGQVIADGPATKNGELALGRNILVGFMPWNGYNYEDSILISERVVKEDMFTSIHIKEFITEVRETKLGPEKITRDIPNTSEKTLDNLDSEGIIRIGAKVRSGDILVGKVTPKSETETTPEFKLLNSIFGEKAKEVRDSSLRVPHGIEGTVIDVQRMKRTEGDDLNPGVDEVVKVLIATKRKLREGDKMAGRHGNKGVVARVLPVEDMPYMDDGTPLDICLTPLGVPSRMNIGQLLETELGWAASTLDEWYSCPVFQSPSTEQIEEKLKEAGLPVTSKTMLRDGRTGEYFVNPVFCGVIYFLKLHHLVDDKMHARSTGPYSLVTQQPLGGKAQFGGQRLGEMEVWALEAYGAANTLQELLTIKSDDMTGRSKIYEAIVKGEPSTAAGIPESFNVLVQELRGLALDISIYDAKGKQIPLTERDEELIAKQGSNF, encoded by the coding sequence ATGAATATGGAACACAAGGGTGTAAAGCGGATCTATGTTGGGAAGGATTTTCAAGATGTGATGGAGCTTCCCAATCTTATTGATATACAGCTTTCTTCGTATGAACGTTTTTTGCAGCGAGAGCGACTTAAACGGGGCGAACCCCCACTCATGCAGGGATTGGAAGAAGTTTTCAGGACCACCTTCCCCATTGAGAGCCCCACCGGTGATATGGTTCTTGAATACGAGTACTATACCCTCGATGAAGAGGGAATAAAATTTACTGAGCAGGAATGTAAACAAAAGGGTCTTACCTATGCCATTCCCCTTAAGGCGCGTATAAATCTTATCTTCCAGGAAACAGGGGAAATCCGGCAAAAAGATATCTACATGGGGGATATCCCCCTTATGACCGAGCGGGGGACCTTTATTATCAATGGGGCTGAACGGGTGGTGGTCTCCCAGATCCACCGTTCGCCGGGGGTTATTTTTAGCCATGAGAAGGGCGTGTATTCCTCCCGGATTATTCCCTATCGGGGTTCCTGGCTTGAGTTTGAAATTGATCAAAAACGGGAACTTATCTACGCCAAAATAGATCGCAAGAAACGTATCCTGGGGACCATTTTCCTCCGCGCCCTTGGCTATGAAGGGCGGGAAGAAATCATAAAGGCCTTCTATAAAACGGAGACCCTTCCGGTGTCGGCCAATCGAGAGGAACAAAGCTCCCTGGTAGGTCGGGTGCTGGCAAAGGCGGTATGGATCGATATAGAAGGAGAAAAGGGTCCGGAAAAGAAAAAATTGTATCGGGCAGGAGAAAAATTACACCCCCACGATGTGGACGAACTCTTGGTGAATAAGGTCTCTTCGGTAGAAGTCATAGATTTTTCTGCCGAAGATTCCCTTAACTCCCCCATGATCCTTAACTGTTTTGAACGGGAAGAGATTAAGTTTGTAAAAGAAGATCCCAGCCGGGATGAACCTTCAAAAGAAGATGCCCTTTCGGCGGTCTATGCGGCCCTCATGCCGGGAGAGCCTATTACGGTGGAAGCGGCCGAGAAGGACCTTTTAGGCATGTTCTTTACCAGCCGACGGTATGACCTCGGGAAGGTAGGTCGGTACAAGCTTAATAAGAAGTTTAACTTTAATCCCCCCATCGAAGAGTTTACCCTTACCAAGCAGGATATCATCGCCACCATGAAGTACCTGATCAAGGTCTTTATTGGGGAAGAAAACATCGATGATATTGATCACCTGGGAAATCGACGGGTTCGGTCCGTGGGTGAACTCCTGGCGAACACCATGAAAACCGCCTTCAGTCGAATGGAACGGATCGCCAAGGAACGGATGAGCCTTAAAGAAACGGACACGATTAAACCCCAGGATCTTATTTCGATTAAGCCGGTAGTGGCGGCGATAAAAGAATTCTTTGGTTCAAGCCAGCTTTCCCAATTCATGGATCAGGTGAATCCCCTCTCGGAGCTTACCCATAAGCGACGGCTCAATGCTCTAGGACCAGGGGGACTTTCCCGGGATCGGGCGGGCTTTGAAGTGCGGGATGTCCACTATACCCATTATGGCCGCATGTGCCCCATCGAAACGCCAGAAGGACCAAACATCGGTCTTATCGTGTCCCTTGCAAACTATACCCGGGTAAACGATTTTGGGTTCCTGGAAACCCCCTATCGAAAGGTGGTGAATGGCCGGGCGACCAATGAAATTGAATACCTCTCGGCCATGGACGAAGACCGGTATTACATTGCCCAGGCATCGGCCCGGTTAAATCCGGATGGGACCTTCGCCGATTCCCAGGTTTCCTGTCGGCGGCAGGGAGACTACACCACCCGGAGCCCCGAAGATATCCAGTATATGGATGTGTCTCCCAAGCAGATCATCTCGGTGTCGGCCTCTCTTATCCCCTTCCTGGAACATGACGATGCGAACCGGGCCCTCATGGGTTCAAACATGCAGCGTCAGGCGGTGCCGCTTCTCTTCCCTGAACCGCCCCGGGTGGGAACCGGAATGGAAGCCAAGTGCGCCTATGATTCGGGCGTTTTAGTAAAAGCAAAGCGGTCGGGAACGGTGATACGGGTAACGGCCACCGAAATTGTGATTCGCCCCGATGATGCCAAGAGTCCCGATGAACGGGATGTGTACACCCTCATTAAGTACCAGCGGACCAACCAGGATACCTGTTACAATCAGCGGCCCATCGTAAAATTGAACGAACACGTGGTGGCCGGCCAGGTTATTGCCGATGGACCTGCTACCAAGAACGGCGAACTCGCCCTGGGGCGGAACATCCTGGTAGGCTTTATGCCCTGGAATGGGTATAACTATGAGGACTCGATCCTCATCTCCGAACGGGTTGTGAAAGAAGACATGTTTACTTCTATTCACATCAAGGAGTTTATTACGGAGGTGCGGGAAACGAAATTGGGGCCCGAAAAAATCACCCGGGATATTCCTAATACCAGTGAAAAGACCCTGGATAATCTTGATAGCGAAGGAATTATCCGCATCGGTGCTAAGGTTCGCTCGGGAGACATTCTTGTTGGGAAGGTGACGCCTAAGAGCGAAACCGAAACCACCCCTGAGTTCAAGCTCCTCAATTCGATATTCGGTGAAAAGGCCAAGGAAGTGCGAGATTCATCCCTGCGGGTGCCCCATGGTATTGAAGGTACCGTTATCGACGTGCAGCGGATGAAGCGGACCGAAGGGGATGACCTGAATCCGGGTGTCGACGAAGTGGTCAAGGTTTTGATTGCCACCAAACGGAAACTCCGGGAAGGGGACAAGATGGCCGGTCGACACGGGAACAAGGGGGTGGTGGCCCGGGTTCTGCCGGTGGAAGACATGCCCTATATGGATGATGGGACCCCCCTCGATATCTGTCTTACCCCCCTGGGCGTTCCTTCCCGTATGAATATCGGTCAGCTCCTGGAAACGGAACTCGGATGGGCCGCAAGTACCCTGGATGAATGGTACAGTTGTCCCGTCTTCCAGTCCCCTTCTACCGAGCAGATAGAGGAAAAACTCAAAGAAGCGGGGCTCCCCGTGACCAGCAAAACCATGCTTCGGGATGGAAGAACCGGTGAGTATTTTGTGAACCCCGTATTCTGTGGGGTTATCTACTTCTTAAAGCTCCATCACCTGGTGGATGATAAGATGCACGCCCGTTCTACCGGACCCTATTCGCTGGTTACCCAGCAGCCCCTGGGTGGTAAGGCCCAGTTCGGAGGGCAGCGGCTTGGAGAAATGGAAGTCTGGGCCCTGGAAGCCTATGGGGCGGCCAATACCCTCCAGGAACTCCTTACCATCAAGAGTGATGATATGACGGGCCGTTCTAAAATCTATGAGGCCATCGTCAAGGGAGAACCTTCCACGGCGGCGGGTATCCCCGAATCCTTCAATGTATTGGTCCAGGAACTCCGCGGCTTGGCGCTGGATATCAGTATCTATGATGCCAAGGGGAAACAAATTCCTCTTACCGAACGGGATGAGGAACTTATCGCCAAACAGGGCTCTAACTTCTAA
- the rpoC gene encoding DNA-directed RNA polymerase subunit beta' — protein sequence MRDIQDFDSIMIRLASPEMIRAWSYGEVKKPETINYRTLRPERDGLFCERIFGTTKEWECYCGKFKSIRYKGVICDRCGVEVTHFKVRRERMGHIELAAPVSHIWYYRSVPSRMGLLLDLPMASLRSILYYEKYIVIDPGDTDLKKMQILTEEEYYEAQERYGGNFTAGMGAEAIRTLLEGLNLDQLAAELRAKMIEKGPKSDKRLLKRIEIVENFRNSGNKPEWMILQVIPVIPPELRPMVQLDGGRFATSDLNDLYRRVINRNNRLKRLIALNAPDIIIRNEKRMLQEAVDALFDNSKKKRVVKGASNRPLKSISDMLKGKQGRFRQNLLGKRVDYSGRSVIVVGPELKMWQCGLPTKMALELFKPFIMKKLVDKDVVYNIKKAKMMVEQESPEVFAILDEVVKEHPVLLNRAPTLHRLGIQAFEPVLVEGKAIKLHPLVCHAFNADFDGDQMAVHVPLTHAAQMECWTLMLSARNLLNPANGKTIVFPSQDMVLGINFLTKIKKNAKGTGRRYSSPEEVLMAVESKALEWEALIKVRPPKQPVWTKTGVEATIGPDGYIETTAGRIVFNEELPKEVPFLNYELKDKELKALIEYVLKHSGSWITVQMLDAIKATGYKYATIFGATIGVDDIVIPKEKAEMIEKANKEVEAIQKQYRQGHITQEERYNRVVEVWSKTNEELTNIMMKTLEADRDGFNSVYMMANSGARGSRNQIRQLAGMRGLMAKPSGDIIELPIRSNFKEGLSVIEFFISTNGARKGLADTALKTADAGYLTRRLVDIAQDVVVNEEDCGTINGILHTAIKDGEDVIESLKDRIVGRYTLERVKHPITGEVIVDVNEEITEEIADAIEAAGIEGVRLRTVLTCEAKHGVCRKCYGRNLATNRPVDIGEAVGIIAAQSIGQPGTQLTMRTFHIGGAATKVSEENRVYFKYPAYIRDITGSHVELENGHWLFTRKGYVWINRVMKEYELQKGDELLIEDGKRVLKGDPIIQRKGETIFSSDIAYAMVLEGRLCLIGPDQRVEIRNGSEVVVKKGQLVQAEQTVATFDPFSDPIIAEVSGYVRYEDIIPGTTLKEEIDEETGNVEKRISDFQLETKQPRIVITDEAGNELGSYYLPAGAYLLVEENEKIHAGRTIAKTLKESAKAMDITGGLPRVSELFEARKPKSPAVLAQVSGTVQFKGIIKGKRIIMIRDAFGKEFKHLVPMAKRLLVRDGDTVEAGEPLCVGAPNPHDILHILGENALQRYLMDEIQSVYRLQGVSINDKHIGVIIRQMMRKVEIVSVGDTRFIYGQMVDKFKFHEENARVIAEGGQPAVARPVFQGITKASLNIDSFLSAASFQETTRVLTNAAIAGSVDYLRGLKENIIIGHPIPAGTGMKQYRAVKLYDQNQKDLDLYMQEILEKRKQEKVVQTIEEDYDTNDDEEDEE from the coding sequence ATGCGGGATATTCAAGATTTTGATTCTATAATGATACGGTTGGCCTCGCCCGAGATGATTCGGGCCTGGTCCTATGGTGAGGTAAAGAAGCCAGAAACCATCAATTACCGGACCCTGCGGCCCGAGCGGGACGGGCTCTTTTGCGAACGGATATTCGGAACCACCAAAGAATGGGAATGTTACTGTGGGAAATTTAAGTCCATCCGGTACAAGGGGGTTATCTGTGACCGCTGTGGCGTCGAGGTTACCCACTTCAAGGTCCGCCGCGAACGGATGGGCCACATAGAACTGGCTGCCCCGGTTTCCCATATCTGGTACTACCGCTCGGTGCCGAGCCGCATGGGATTGCTCCTGGATCTGCCCATGGCGAGTCTCAGGTCTATCCTGTACTACGAAAAATACATCGTCATCGATCCGGGTGATACGGATCTTAAAAAGATGCAAATCCTCACGGAGGAAGAATACTACGAGGCCCAGGAACGATACGGGGGTAACTTTACCGCCGGCATGGGCGCCGAGGCCATTCGTACCCTCCTTGAAGGGCTTAACCTGGATCAGCTTGCGGCGGAACTGCGGGCCAAGATGATCGAAAAGGGACCCAAAAGCGATAAGCGGCTCCTTAAGCGCATCGAGATTGTGGAGAATTTCCGTAACTCCGGTAACAAACCCGAATGGATGATTCTGCAGGTAATCCCGGTAATCCCCCCGGAACTGCGGCCTATGGTGCAACTGGATGGAGGCCGTTTCGCTACCAGTGACTTAAACGACCTTTACCGGCGGGTTATTAACCGGAACAACCGCCTTAAACGGCTTATCGCCCTGAACGCGCCGGATATCATTATCCGGAACGAAAAGCGGATGCTCCAGGAGGCGGTGGACGCCCTCTTCGATAACTCCAAGAAGAAGCGGGTGGTCAAGGGCGCTTCCAATCGACCCCTTAAGTCGATCAGTGACATGCTTAAAGGAAAGCAGGGGCGTTTCCGGCAGAACCTGTTAGGGAAACGGGTTGACTATTCGGGACGGTCGGTTATTGTGGTGGGTCCGGAACTTAAGATGTGGCAGTGTGGGCTTCCCACCAAGATGGCCCTGGAACTCTTTAAACCTTTCATCATGAAAAAACTCGTCGATAAGGACGTGGTCTATAATATCAAAAAAGCAAAGATGATGGTGGAACAGGAATCACCAGAGGTGTTTGCCATCCTTGACGAGGTGGTAAAGGAACATCCGGTGCTCCTGAACCGGGCGCCTACACTGCACCGACTCGGTATCCAGGCCTTTGAGCCGGTTCTGGTAGAAGGGAAGGCCATCAAACTTCATCCGCTGGTATGTCACGCCTTTAATGCGGACTTCGATGGGGACCAGATGGCGGTCCACGTTCCCCTTACCCATGCGGCCCAGATGGAATGCTGGACCCTGATGCTTTCTGCCCGGAATCTTCTGAACCCGGCGAATGGTAAAACCATCGTCTTCCCCTCTCAGGACATGGTGTTGGGGATTAACTTCCTGACCAAGATAAAGAAAAATGCCAAGGGAACGGGGCGGCGCTATTCTTCACCGGAAGAGGTGCTCATGGCGGTGGAAAGCAAGGCCCTGGAATGGGAGGCCCTTATCAAGGTGCGGCCGCCGAAACAACCCGTGTGGACAAAAACGGGGGTGGAAGCCACCATTGGTCCCGATGGCTACATTGAAACGACCGCCGGTCGAATCGTGTTTAATGAGGAGCTTCCCAAAGAGGTGCCCTTCCTTAACTACGAACTAAAAGATAAGGAACTGAAGGCCCTGATTGAATATGTGCTCAAGCATTCGGGCTCCTGGATAACGGTACAGATGCTGGATGCCATAAAGGCCACGGGGTATAAGTATGCTACCATCTTTGGGGCTACCATCGGGGTGGACGATATCGTTATTCCTAAAGAAAAGGCCGAGATGATCGAGAAGGCCAACAAGGAAGTAGAGGCTATCCAGAAACAGTACCGCCAGGGACATATTACCCAGGAAGAACGGTATAACCGGGTCGTGGAAGTTTGGTCCAAAACCAACGAAGAACTAACAAACATCATGATGAAGACCCTGGAGGCTGATAGGGATGGCTTTAACTCGGTGTACATGATGGCTAACTCGGGGGCCCGAGGAAGTCGGAACCAGATTCGACAGCTCGCGGGGATGCGAGGTCTTATGGCAAAGCCTTCGGGGGACATCATCGAGTTGCCCATTCGATCAAACTTTAAAGAGGGGCTTTCGGTTATCGAGTTCTTTATTTCCACCAACGGTGCCCGAAAGGGTCTTGCCGATACGGCCCTTAAAACCGCCGATGCGGGATACCTTACGCGCCGCCTTGTGGATATTGCTCAGGATGTGGTGGTGAACGAAGAAGACTGTGGTACCATCAATGGAATTCTTCATACGGCTATCAAGGATGGGGAAGACGTTATCGAATCCCTTAAGGATCGTATCGTTGGCCGCTACACCCTGGAGAGGGTGAAGCATCCCATCACGGGCGAAGTGATTGTAGATGTAAACGAAGAGATTACCGAAGAAATAGCCGATGCGATTGAAGCCGCAGGTATCGAAGGGGTTCGGCTCCGGACGGTCCTTACCTGCGAAGCCAAGCATGGGGTGTGTCGCAAGTGCTATGGGCGGAATCTGGCCACCAATCGGCCCGTCGATATTGGGGAGGCGGTGGGTATCATCGCTGCCCAATCGATCGGTCAGCCCGGAACACAGCTTACGATGCGTACCTTCCATATCGGTGGGGCCGCTACCAAGGTAAGTGAAGAAAATCGGGTATACTTTAAATATCCCGCCTACATTCGGGACATTACCGGTTCCCATGTGGAACTCGAAAATGGCCACTGGCTCTTTACCCGTAAAGGGTACGTCTGGATTAACCGGGTAATGAAGGAGTATGAACTCCAAAAAGGGGACGAACTCCTGATAGAAGATGGCAAACGGGTGCTCAAGGGAGACCCCATCATCCAGCGGAAGGGAGAGACGATCTTCTCCTCTGACATTGCCTATGCGATGGTGCTCGAAGGCCGCTTGTGCTTGATTGGCCCTGATCAGCGGGTGGAAATCAGAAACGGAAGCGAAGTTGTTGTTAAGAAGGGTCAGCTTGTTCAGGCAGAACAGACCGTGGCAACCTTCGACCCCTTCTCGGATCCTATCATTGCTGAAGTTTCGGGATATGTTCGGTACGAAGATATCATCCCCGGTACCACATTAAAAGAGGAAATCGACGAAGAAACGGGCAATGTAGAGAAACGGATCAGCGATTTCCAGCTGGAAACCAAGCAGCCCCGCATCGTTATTACCGACGAGGCGGGTAATGAATTGGGTTCCTACTACCTGCCGGCGGGGGCCTATCTCCTTGTAGAAGAAAACGAGAAGATCCATGCGGGCCGAACCATCGCCAAAACCTTGAAGGAATCGGCTAAGGCTATGGATATTACCGGTGGTCTTCCCCGGGTAAGCGAGTTGTTTGAGGCCCGGAAACCCAAGTCGCCGGCTGTGCTGGCCCAGGTTTCGGGAACGGTCCAGTTCAAAGGTATCATAAAGGGCAAACGGATCATCATGATCCGGGATGCCTTTGGTAAGGAATTTAAACACCTCGTACCGATGGCAAAAAGGCTCTTGGTGCGAGATGGCGACACGGTGGAAGCGGGAGAACCCCTCTGTGTAGGAGCCCCTAACCCCCACGATATTCTCCATATTCTAGGCGAGAATGCCTTGCAACGATACCTGATGGACGAAATTCAGTCGGTGTATCGGCTCCAGGGGGTTTCTATCAACGATAAGCATATCGGCGTTATTATTCGTCAGATGATGCGAAAAGTAGAGATCGTTTCAGTAGGGGATACCCGCTTTATTTATGGTCAGATGGTGGACAAGTTCAAATTCCACGAAGAGAACGCCCGGGTTATTGCAGAAGGGGGGCAACCCGCGGTGGCCCGACCGGTGTTCCAGGGAATTACCAAGGCGTCCCTTAACATCGATTCCTTCCTGTCGGCCGCCTCGTTCCAGGAGACCACCCGGGTGCTCACCAATGCGGCTATCGCGGGAAGCGTGGATTACCTGCGGGGCCTTAAAGAAAACATCATCATCGGTCATCCTATCCCTGCCGGTACCGGGATGAAACAGTATCGGGCGGTAAAGCTCTACGATCAGAACCAAAAAGACCTGGATCTCTATATGCAGGAGATCCTTGAAAAACGAAAGCAGGAGAAGGTGGTTCAAACCATCGAAGAGGATTACGACACGAACGATGATGAAGAGGATGAGGAATAA
- the rpsL gene encoding 30S ribosomal protein S12 has protein sequence MPTINQLVRFGREKVASKTKSPALQGCPQKRGVCTRVMTVTPKKPNSALRKVARVRLSNGVEVTAYIPGIGHNLQEHSVVLVRGGRVKDLPGVRYHIIRGAKDTLGVADRKRGRSKYGAKRPKA, from the coding sequence ATGCCAACGATTAACCAGTTAGTTCGTTTTGGAAGAGAAAAGGTTGCCTCTAAAACTAAATCGCCGGCTCTTCAGGGCTGTCCCCAAAAGCGGGGGGTTTGTACCCGGGTTATGACGGTCACGCCGAAAAAGCCTAACTCGGCTCTTCGGAAAGTTGCCCGTGTTCGTCTGTCGAATGGGGTGGAGGTAACCGCCTACATTCCGGGTATTGGTCATAACCTGCAGGAACACTCGGTGGTTCTGGTGCGGGGTGGTCGTGTAAAGGATCTGCCTGGTGTGCGGTATCATATCATCCGCGGTGCAAAGGATACGCTGGGTGTGGCAGATCGTAAGCGGGGACGCTCCAAGTATGGAGCCAAGCGTCCTAAGGCATAA
- the rpsG gene encoding 30S ribosomal protein S7, translated as MGRKRKAIERPVAPDPKYNSVLVSKFVNRMMWEGKRSICLKIVHEALEILQQKSEKEALEVFTKAIDNVKPVLEVKSRRVGGATYQVPVEIRESRREALGMRWIIQAARARSGHDMSERLAAELLDAYNNTGTAVKKKEDTHKMAEANKAFAHYRW; from the coding sequence ATGGGAAGAAAGAGAAAGGCCATTGAACGGCCTGTGGCTCCAGATCCGAAATATAATAGTGTGCTGGTTTCTAAGTTTGTGAACCGGATGATGTGGGAAGGCAAGCGGTCGATTTGTTTAAAGATCGTTCACGAGGCGCTTGAAATCCTGCAGCAGAAGAGCGAAAAGGAAGCCCTTGAAGTTTTTACAAAAGCGATTGATAATGTAAAACCGGTGCTGGAGGTAAAATCCCGCCGGGTGGGTGGGGCTACCTATCAGGTGCCGGTGGAAATCCGGGAATCTCGACGAGAAGCTCTGGGTATGCGATGGATTATTCAGGCTGCTCGGGCTCGTTCGGGGCATGATATGAGTGAACGTCTTGCAGCGGAGCTGCTTGATGCGTATAATAACACCGGTACGGCGGTTAAAAAGAAAGAAGACACCCATAAGATGGCAGAAGCCAATAAGGCCTTTGCCCATTATCGGTGGTAA
- the tuf gene encoding elongation factor Tu, which translates to MAKDKFNRTKPHMNVGTIGHVDHGKTTLSAAITMYCGKKYGDKIMKYDDIDNAPEEKARGITINTRHLEYQSDKRHYAHIDCPGHADYIKNMITGAAQMDGAILVVSAPDSVMPQTREHILLARQVGVPNIIVFLNKVDLVDDPELLELVEAEVREVLSQYGFPGDEIPIIKGSAFKAMSEPDNPEATKCIEELLKAMDEYFPDPVRDSDKPFLMPIEDVFTISGRGTVVTGKVERGVLKLNEEVEIVGIRPTKKTVVTGIEMFNKLLEEGVAGDNIGCLLRGIEKKEVERGQVLAKPGTITPHSKFKGQIYCLTKEEGGRHSPFFSGYRPQFYFRTTDITGTVKLPEGKEMVMPGDNTEIIGELIHPIAMEKGLKFAIREGGRTVASGQVIDILE; encoded by the coding sequence ATGGCAAAGGATAAGTTCAATAGAACGAAACCGCACATGAACGTTGGAACCATTGGTCACGTTGACCATGGTAAGACCACCCTTTCTGCTGCTATCACCATGTACTGTGGAAAGAAGTATGGTGATAAGATCATGAAGTATGATGATATCGATAATGCACCGGAGGAGAAGGCTCGGGGTATTACCATTAATACCCGGCACCTGGAGTATCAGTCTGACAAGCGGCACTATGCACACATCGACTGTCCCGGTCACGCTGACTATATTAAGAACATGATCACCGGTGCGGCCCAGATGGATGGGGCTATTCTTGTTGTGTCTGCCCCTGACTCGGTTATGCCCCAGACTCGGGAGCACATTCTTCTTGCTCGTCAGGTAGGTGTTCCGAACATCATCGTGTTCCTTAACAAGGTAGACCTGGTAGACGATCCGGAACTTCTTGAGTTGGTGGAAGCTGAGGTTCGCGAAGTGCTCAGCCAGTATGGCTTCCCCGGGGATGAAATCCCGATCATTAAGGGATCTGCCTTCAAGGCCATGTCCGAACCGGATAATCCCGAGGCGACCAAGTGCATCGAAGAACTGCTTAAGGCTATGGATGAATACTTCCCCGATCCTGTACGGGATTCGGATAAGCCCTTCCTGATGCCCATCGAGGACGTGTTTACCATTTCTGGTCGTGGTACGGTAGTAACCGGTAAGGTGGAGCGGGGTGTTCTGAAGCTGAACGAAGAAGTGGAAATCGTTGGTATTCGCCCCACCAAGAAGACGGTTGTTACGGGTATCGAAATGTTCAATAAACTCCTGGAAGAAGGGGTTGCTGGTGATAACATCGGATGTCTTCTCCGGGGTATTGAAAAGAAGGAAGTGGAACGCGGTCAGGTTCTTGCAAAACCCGGTACCATTACCCCCCACAGCAAATTCAAGGGGCAGATTTACTGCTTAACCAAGGAAGAGGGTGGTCGTCACAGTCCCTTCTTCTCTGGTTATCGGCCCCAGTTCTACTTCCGGACCACCGACATCACTGGTACGGTTAAGCTTCCTGAAGGTAAAGAGATGGTCATGCCCGGTGATAATACCGAAATCATTGGGGAACTGATCCATCCTATCGCTATGGAGAAGGGGCTTAAGTTCGCTATCCGTGAAGGTGGACGAACGGTAGCGTCCGGTCAGGTTATCGATATCCTCGAATAA
- the rpsJ gene encoding 30S ribosomal protein S10: MVKERIRVRLRGFDVELIDQSARSIVQTVQKAGAKVSGPIPLPTRIQKFTVLRSPHVNKKSREQFEMRTHKRLIDIINPSPEVMDSLMKLELPAGVDVEIKQ, encoded by the coding sequence ATGGTTAAGGAACGGATACGTGTACGGCTGCGGGGTTTTGACGTGGAGTTGATAGATCAGAGCGCACGGTCGATTGTGCAGACGGTGCAAAAAGCGGGAGCGAAGGTGTCGGGGCCGATACCGCTTCCGACGCGGATACAGAAATTTACGGTACTTCGCTCACCCCACGTTAATAAGAAGTCCCGAGAGCAATTTGAGATGCGGACTCATAAGCGATTGATCGACATTATTAATCCATCGCCGGAGGTGATGGATTCGCTCATGAAGCTGGAGTTGCCAGCTGGTGTGGATGTGGAGATAAAGCAGTAG
- the rplC gene encoding 50S ribosomal protein L3 — MIGLLARKIGMTQVFDDNGNLVPVTVLKVEPNVVVAKKTQEKHGYTAILVGVQDVKPQRVSKPYAGQFPENITPKKILKEFRDFEKDVAVGDSLGAELLSECRYVDVTGISKGKGFQGVVKRWGFGGGRASHGSKFHREPGSTGQCTSPGHSFKNIKMPGRMGREKVTVLNLKVVKVDVENQVIMVRGAVPGGNKGTVVVRAAVKK; from the coding sequence ATGATAGGTCTATTGGCCAGAAAGATTGGCATGACCCAGGTTTTTGATGATAACGGAAATCTGGTGCCGGTTACGGTTTTGAAGGTAGAACCGAACGTAGTTGTTGCCAAAAAAACACAGGAAAAGCACGGGTATACGGCAATACTCGTGGGTGTGCAGGATGTAAAACCTCAAAGGGTTTCCAAGCCCTATGCAGGGCAGTTCCCAGAGAATATTACCCCCAAGAAGATTTTGAAAGAATTCCGTGATTTTGAGAAGGATGTGGCGGTAGGAGACAGTCTTGGAGCCGAGTTGCTTTCAGAATGCCGGTATGTGGATGTGACAGGTATTTCGAAAGGAAAGGGGTTCCAGGGCGTTGTGAAGCGCTGGGGTTTTGGAGGTGGTCGAGCCTCCCACGGTTCAAAATTTCATCGTGAGCCTGGTTCTACGGGGCAGTGTACCTCGCCGGGCCACTCATTCAAGAATATCAAGATGCCCGGAAGAATGGGGCGTGAAAAGGTGACTGTTCTCAACCTTAAGGTAGTTAAGGTTGATGTGGAAAATCAGGTAATCATGGTTCGAGGGGCTGTTCCCGGTGGAAATAAGGGGACGGTGGTTGTTCGGGCTGCGGTTAAGAAGTAG